The proteins below are encoded in one region of Microbacterium pygmaeum:
- a CDS encoding M23 family metallopeptidase translates to MDSEQAPDECGCAPTPREQRALWPSLSRRGALGVGVLGVIGLAAIGGPMLPAAFAADYPSWDDVEAAKANESAKAAEVSKIQGLIQSLNDEVARTKEAAKVASDAFYEAQQAFFAASRRADTLQSQADEQAALAVDSANKAGRLAAQLYRNGGDDTSMELFFAGSAATTDDLLARLGTMDKLFERNKAVYASAVTARDSAQSLSDQAVLARNERDRLQQEAEQKMAAAQEAANAAQVALDAQTANLATLQAQLALLQDTTAKTVADYQAGVEAARIAEEQRKAAERALADQRAAEAAAAAAAAGGGGGGGGGGGGGGGGSVGGSGWARPGSGGVSSGYGPRYVQCGNGYCSSGYHEGTDLGQACWSGIYAAQAGTVVYAGENGGYGNYIKIDHGGGIATGYAHISYGGFYVGWGQWVNAGQLIAGTGQTGNSFGCHLHFEVYVNGRTVDPYYFMADRGVWL, encoded by the coding sequence GTGGACTCCGAGCAAGCCCCCGACGAGTGCGGCTGCGCGCCGACTCCTCGCGAGCAGCGCGCGCTCTGGCCCTCGCTGAGCCGTCGCGGCGCCCTCGGCGTCGGGGTGCTCGGTGTCATCGGGCTCGCGGCGATCGGCGGACCGATGCTCCCCGCCGCCTTCGCGGCCGACTACCCGTCGTGGGACGACGTGGAGGCGGCCAAGGCGAACGAGTCGGCCAAGGCCGCCGAGGTCTCCAAGATCCAGGGGCTCATCCAGAGCCTGAACGACGAGGTCGCCCGCACCAAAGAGGCGGCGAAAGTCGCCTCGGATGCGTTCTACGAGGCCCAGCAGGCGTTCTTCGCAGCATCCCGTCGCGCCGACACGCTCCAGTCGCAGGCCGACGAGCAGGCCGCACTCGCGGTCGACTCGGCGAACAAGGCTGGGCGCCTCGCCGCCCAGCTGTACCGCAACGGCGGCGATGACACCTCGATGGAGCTGTTCTTCGCCGGCTCCGCCGCCACCACCGACGACCTCCTCGCGCGCCTCGGCACGATGGACAAGCTCTTCGAGCGCAACAAGGCGGTCTACGCGAGCGCGGTCACGGCGCGCGACTCGGCGCAGAGCCTCAGCGATCAGGCCGTCCTCGCACGCAACGAGCGCGACCGCCTGCAGCAGGAGGCCGAGCAGAAGATGGCCGCCGCCCAGGAGGCCGCCAACGCCGCACAGGTCGCCCTCGATGCGCAGACCGCCAACCTCGCGACGCTGCAGGCGCAGCTGGCATTGCTGCAGGACACCACGGCCAAGACCGTCGCCGACTACCAGGCCGGCGTCGAGGCCGCACGCATCGCCGAAGAGCAGCGCAAGGCTGCCGAGCGCGCGCTCGCGGACCAGCGCGCCGCCGAAGCAGCTGCTGCAGCTGCCGCCGCAGGTGGCGGGGGCGGCGGTGGTGGTGGCGGGGGCGGCGGTGGCGGCGGATCCGTCGGCGGCTCAGGCTGGGCGCGACCCGGTTCCGGCGGAGTCTCGTCGGGCTACGGTCCCCGCTACGTGCAGTGCGGCAACGGCTACTGCTCCAGCGGATACCACGAAGGCACCGACCTCGGCCAGGCCTGCTGGTCGGGCATCTACGCCGCACAGGCCGGCACCGTCGTCTACGCCGGCGAGAACGGCGGCTACGGCAACTACATCAAGATCGACCACGGCGGCGGCATCGCCACCGGCTACGCGCACATCTCCTACGGCGGGTTCTACGTCGGCTGGGGGCAGTGGGTCAACGCCGGTCAGCTGATCGCAGGCACTGGCCAGACCGGCAACTCCTTCGGCTGCCACCTGCACTTCGAGGTCTATGTCAACGGACGCACCGTCGACCCGTACTACTTCATGGCCGACCGCGGCGTCTGGCTCTGA